The Urbifossiella limnaea genome has a window encoding:
- a CDS encoding sigma factor, with the protein MCVTLSAARPGPAAEEAFAAALPRVQAVARFATRRVPCPDAREELAAEAVALDWRCYVALHRRGKDPGAFVTTIARRSAQAALGGSRVCGSRSSATPSRRSPGSAAGCELSGSGTACRVGASVRERS; encoded by the coding sequence ATGTGCGTCACGCTGTCCGCGGCCCGACCCGGGCCAGCGGCCGAGGAGGCGTTCGCCGCAGCATTGCCGCGAGTTCAGGCGGTCGCCCGGTTCGCGACCCGCCGGGTGCCGTGCCCGGACGCTCGCGAGGAACTGGCGGCCGAGGCCGTAGCCCTCGACTGGCGGTGCTACGTCGCCCTCCACCGGCGGGGGAAGGACCCGGGGGCGTTCGTCACGACCATCGCCCGACGCTCGGCCCAGGCGGCGCTGGGCGGCAGTCGCGTGTGCGGATCGAGAAGCTCCGCGACGCCCTCTCGCCGCTCGCCCGGCTCCGCGGCCGGTTGCGAGTTGAGCGGCTCGGGGACCGCGTGCCGGGTCGGCGCCAGCGTCCGGGAGAGGTCGTAG
- a CDS encoding DUF1501 domain-containing protein has translation MLTLHSRRDDCRCGTIPRRAFLTAGGLCVGGFTFADLLRARAAAGEPPTRGKAVIMVYLNGGPSHLDMYDLKPDAPVEYRGEFRPVRTNVVGLDVCEHLPLHATIADKFTVVRNMRFQQEGHTGPELYTGYLRGNHPSIGSVVSRVRADAGVRAPLPPYVYLGDVNHVGGPGFLGKAHEAYTPGEKAANLGRSRAVTLDQLDDRRSLLAAFDRTRRDLDDRRGGRAGMDAFTAQALDMMTTNAARDAFDLAREPARVREKYGKGTEYLLARRLVEAGVPVVSITPQNHGVPATCNGQWDHHDHVFACLKAVLPQYDRSVHALLTDLHDRGLADDVAVVIWGEMGRTPRVGTQRGTTGGRDHWPQAGFAVVAGGGFATGQVVGATTARGERPEGRPYTPQNVLATLYRHLGIDPATTTLPDHTGRPVYLLDDPRPVTELV, from the coding sequence GTGCTCACCCTTCACTCCCGCCGCGATGACTGCCGCTGCGGCACCATCCCGCGCCGCGCGTTCCTCACCGCCGGCGGGCTGTGCGTCGGCGGGTTCACGTTCGCCGACCTGCTCCGCGCCCGGGCCGCGGCGGGCGAGCCGCCGACCCGCGGGAAGGCGGTCATCATGGTCTACCTCAACGGCGGGCCGTCCCACCTCGACATGTACGACCTGAAGCCGGACGCGCCGGTCGAGTACCGCGGCGAGTTCCGCCCGGTCCGCACGAACGTCGTCGGGCTCGACGTGTGCGAGCACCTGCCGCTCCACGCGACGATCGCCGACAAGTTCACCGTCGTCCGCAACATGCGCTTCCAGCAGGAGGGGCACACCGGGCCGGAGCTGTACACCGGCTACCTGCGCGGCAACCACCCGTCGATCGGGTCGGTCGTCAGCCGCGTCCGCGCCGACGCCGGCGTGCGCGCGCCGCTGCCGCCCTACGTGTACCTCGGCGACGTCAACCACGTCGGCGGGCCGGGGTTCCTCGGCAAGGCGCACGAGGCGTACACCCCCGGCGAGAAGGCCGCCAACCTCGGCCGGTCGCGGGCCGTCACCCTCGACCAGCTCGACGACCGCCGCTCGCTCCTCGCCGCCTTCGACCGCACCCGCCGCGACCTGGACGATCGCCGCGGCGGCCGCGCCGGGATGGACGCGTTCACCGCCCAGGCGCTCGACATGATGACGACCAACGCCGCCCGCGACGCCTTCGACCTGGCGCGGGAGCCGGCCCGCGTCCGCGAGAAGTACGGCAAGGGGACCGAGTACCTCCTCGCCCGCCGGCTCGTCGAGGCCGGGGTGCCGGTGGTGTCGATCACGCCGCAGAACCACGGCGTGCCGGCGACGTGCAACGGCCAGTGGGACCACCACGACCACGTCTTCGCGTGCCTGAAGGCGGTGCTGCCGCAGTACGACCGGTCGGTCCACGCGCTGCTGACCGACCTGCACGACCGCGGGCTGGCCGACGACGTGGCGGTGGTGATCTGGGGCGAGATGGGCCGCACCCCGCGGGTGGGGACGCAGCGCGGCACGACCGGCGGCCGCGACCACTGGCCGCAGGCGGGATTCGCGGTGGTGGCCGGCGGCGGGTTCGCGACGGGGCAGGTCGTCGGCGCGACGACCGCCCGCGGCGAGCGCCCGGAGGGCCGGCCGTACACGCCGCAGAACGTCCTGGCGACGCTGTACCGCCACCTCGGCATCGACCCGGCGACGACGACACTCCCCGACCACACCGGCCGCCCCGTCTACCTCCTCGACGACCCGCGGCCGGTGACCGAACTGGTGTGA
- a CDS encoding DUF1501 domain-containing protein, giving the protein MLRILGSSKRTCDGITRRDLLRAGPLSLLTGGAHTPPAAGTPSGGKAKNVILLYLFGGPSQLDTFDPKPDAPAEVRGDVKSIRTTVPGIDICEHLPRVATVMDRVTLIRSLNHPWNFHGMQYATTGLPQGTIPIEETQLHPEQWPFIGSVVSFLDHQRSGAKPRGRVPDNVVLPWLLSSKRTMPPYGRLHAAYLGGEFDPIWGEFRGDALRAVTRTAWGPAEEVRDPHLGITPGSRFELAAGTALDDAMTLDRLGTRRSLLDQFDAARRDADASRTGRRLDENRARAFALMDSAAVRTALDLDREPEKVRSRYGLTLFGQGVLQARRLVEAGCRFVTVIWDEFGQLNTGWDTHVDQRNRLRNELLPGFDHAFSALVDDLTVRGLLDDTLVLVLSEMGRTPRLDGDGRGHWGRAYCNLLAGGGSARGRVIGRTDRIASTPVDRPVRAKDVLATAYHLLGIDHEATVADRLGRPVPLLPYGDVIREAVT; this is encoded by the coding sequence ATGCTCCGCATCCTCGGCAGTTCGAAGCGGACCTGCGACGGGATCACCCGGCGCGACCTGCTCCGCGCCGGCCCGCTCTCACTCCTCACCGGGGGGGCACACACCCCGCCCGCCGCCGGCACGCCGAGCGGGGGTAAGGCGAAGAACGTCATCCTGCTGTACCTGTTCGGCGGGCCGAGCCAGCTCGACACGTTCGACCCGAAGCCCGACGCCCCGGCCGAGGTGCGCGGCGACGTGAAGTCGATCCGCACGACCGTGCCCGGGATCGACATCTGCGAGCACCTGCCGCGCGTCGCGACGGTGATGGACCGCGTCACCCTCATCCGGTCGCTCAACCACCCGTGGAACTTCCACGGGATGCAGTACGCGACCACCGGCCTGCCGCAGGGCACCATCCCCATCGAGGAGACGCAGTTGCACCCCGAGCAGTGGCCGTTCATCGGCTCGGTGGTCTCGTTCCTCGACCACCAGCGGAGCGGAGCGAAGCCGCGGGGCCGGGTGCCCGACAACGTGGTCCTGCCGTGGCTCCTCAGCTCGAAGCGGACCATGCCGCCCTACGGGCGGCTGCACGCGGCGTACCTCGGCGGCGAGTTCGACCCGATCTGGGGCGAGTTCCGGGGCGACGCGCTGCGGGCCGTCACCCGCACGGCGTGGGGGCCGGCCGAGGAGGTCCGCGACCCCCACCTCGGCATCACGCCCGGCAGCCGGTTCGAGCTCGCGGCCGGCACCGCCCTCGACGACGCCATGACGCTCGACCGGCTCGGCACCCGCCGCTCGCTCCTCGACCAGTTCGACGCGGCCCGGCGCGACGCGGACGCGTCCCGCACCGGCCGCCGGCTCGACGAGAACCGCGCGCGGGCGTTCGCGCTCATGGACTCGGCGGCCGTCCGCACCGCGCTGGACCTGGACCGCGAGCCGGAAAAGGTTCGGTCCCGCTACGGCCTGACGCTGTTCGGCCAGGGTGTGCTCCAGGCGCGGCGGCTGGTCGAGGCCGGGTGCCGGTTCGTCACCGTCATCTGGGACGAGTTCGGCCAACTCAACACCGGGTGGGACACGCACGTCGACCAGCGGAACCGGCTCCGGAACGAGTTGTTGCCGGGTTTCGACCACGCGTTCTCCGCGCTGGTCGACGACCTGACCGTGCGCGGGCTGCTCGACGACACGCTGGTGCTGGTGCTGAGCGAGATGGGCCGCACGCCGCGGCTCGACGGCGACGGCCGCGGGCACTGGGGGCGGGCGTACTGCAACCTGCTCGCGGGCGGCGGCAGCGCGCGGGGGCGAGTCATCGGCCGGACGGACCGGATCGCCTCGACGCCGGTCGATCGCCCGGTGCGGGCGAAGGACGTGCTCGCGACCGCGTACCACCTCCTCGGGATCGACCACGAGGCCACGGTGGCCGACCGCCTCGGCCGGCCGGTACCGCTGCTACCGTACGGCGACGTGATCCGCGAAGCAGTGACCTGA